A single Klebsiella variicola DNA region contains:
- a CDS encoding DUF3131 domain-containing protein: protein MRIRDALLSARSYLTILIGFLLGFAIVVWVEKQMPARVESSGGMTLSQDFPPLPAPRELTFDEAIWARVAWQYYVNNTQPNGLANAHDDEPWLSLWSVGSYLFAVVAAEQLHIVTAAEGDERIAAALFTLGQLPLNAQGLPAAQYHADTLQILGNPDSSAIGMGRLLTALQTLLWRYPQHAAAVRDLFNQWRVGALISNSPASQAAAPLHHWALAADEPRDSFGYRLYASHTLRLIDSAAGLAVTNPPQGQQMIDIDGIMVPDEGLRTPWGRQPSLISLPYLLTGLELGFDAQSAEIAWRIMQIQQRRHSLRVSKPPISTDYAEPAPDYASALADRQPQSAFAPRSATPEQTAITSTRTAFAWYALFRNSWSEALRQQVQTLQVPGKGWQRGLNLNRSVNDVVDGDTNAIVLESLAYISRGQMLCLACLSPAPLPSSSAGATP from the coding sequence ATGAGGATCCGCGACGCCCTGCTCTCCGCCCGCAGCTATCTCACCATCCTCATTGGCTTCCTGCTGGGTTTTGCGATTGTCGTATGGGTGGAAAAACAAATGCCTGCGCGCGTCGAGAGCAGCGGTGGGATGACGTTGAGCCAGGATTTTCCGCCGCTCCCTGCCCCGCGCGAGCTGACCTTTGACGAGGCGATCTGGGCGCGAGTGGCCTGGCAGTATTATGTGAATAATACTCAGCCAAACGGTCTGGCCAATGCGCACGATGACGAACCCTGGCTTAGCCTGTGGAGCGTCGGCAGCTATCTTTTCGCCGTGGTCGCCGCAGAGCAGCTGCATATTGTGACCGCCGCCGAAGGCGATGAGCGCATTGCCGCCGCCCTGTTTACGCTCGGTCAACTGCCCCTCAACGCCCAGGGATTGCCCGCCGCTCAGTACCATGCCGACACGCTGCAGATCCTCGGCAACCCGGACTCCTCCGCCATCGGTATGGGACGCCTGCTCACCGCCCTGCAAACGCTGCTCTGGCGCTATCCTCAGCACGCCGCCGCGGTGCGGGATCTGTTTAATCAGTGGCGGGTCGGCGCGCTCATCAGCAACAGCCCCGCCAGCCAGGCCGCGGCGCCGCTGCACCACTGGGCGCTGGCGGCGGATGAACCGCGGGACAGCTTTGGCTACCGGCTGTATGCCAGCCATACGCTGCGGCTGATCGACAGCGCCGCGGGGCTGGCGGTGACCAACCCGCCGCAGGGGCAGCAGATGATCGACATCGACGGCATCATGGTGCCCGACGAGGGGCTGCGCACGCCGTGGGGGCGGCAACCTTCGCTGATCAGCCTGCCGTACCTGCTCACCGGGCTTGAGCTGGGCTTTGACGCGCAGAGTGCGGAGATCGCCTGGCGCATCATGCAAATCCAGCAGCGCCGTCATAGCCTGAGGGTCAGCAAGCCGCCGATCAGCACCGACTACGCCGAGCCCGCGCCGGATTATGCCAGCGCGCTGGCGGACCGGCAGCCGCAGAGCGCCTTCGCCCCGCGCAGTGCCACCCCGGAGCAAACGGCGATCACCTCTACCCGCACCGCCTTTGCCTGGTACGCCCTGTTCCGCAATAGCTGGAGCGAAGCGCTGCGCCAGCAGGTCCAGACGCTGCAGGTCCCGGGCAAGGGCTGGCAGCGTGGGTTAAATCTCAACCGCAGCGTCAACGACGTTGTTGACGGCGATACCAACGCGATCGTGCTGGAAAGCCTGGCCTACATTTCCCGGGGGCAGATGCTGTGTCTGGCCTGCCTGAGCCCTGCCCCTCTACCCTCGTCCTCAGCAGGAGCAACGCCATGA
- a CDS encoding DUF3131 domain-containing protein, giving the protein MKLTYFSRFPLLAGLMALWLSLSGAQATTGLPAAEYAPRSGELTPREMTIARNAWQYFVANFQPTTGLVNAVNKYPSTTMWDSASYLAAMTAARELGIIDKAEFDRRMLKFLATLNKLDLFRNELPNKAYNTVSGQKVNYQNKPGEIGYSALDIGRMLVWLKVIKERYPEYSNSIDNVVLGWDFSHVVDPCGTLYGAYLENGQPKYVQEGRLGYEEYGAAGFQLWGFNTCQASRPQPYELAEIYCVMVPYDSRDPRQTSQHNYVVSESYVLYGMEFGFDNPADRNDSPREYSHPWMKNFADRVYQAQENRYAITGILTARSEHQLDKSPYFVYDTVFSDGFNWNTITDKGQFVPNSAAVSLKAAMGMWVLWNSPYTDRLLDAIENANEAGKGYYEGLYENGDGPINEFTANNNGIMLEALLFKKEGKLLQFSSDNPKNRDFAPSLWDKKLVDLFEPNNGPRNRPFLSNTPAVKTWCEQTGTTQRTQPACQACQCAACKADEPVKLPPVTAQCLKP; this is encoded by the coding sequence ATGAAGCTGACCTATTTTTCCCGTTTTCCCCTGCTGGCCGGACTCATGGCGCTGTGGCTCTCACTCTCCGGCGCGCAGGCCACGACCGGTCTGCCGGCTGCGGAATACGCCCCGCGTAGCGGGGAGCTGACGCCGAGGGAGATGACTATCGCCAGAAATGCCTGGCAATATTTCGTCGCCAACTTTCAGCCCACCACCGGGCTGGTCAATGCGGTAAACAAATACCCCTCGACCACCATGTGGGACAGCGCCTCCTATCTGGCCGCCATGACCGCGGCCCGTGAGCTGGGAATTATTGACAAGGCGGAGTTCGACCGTCGGATGCTGAAGTTTCTCGCCACGCTGAATAAGCTCGATTTATTCCGTAACGAATTACCTAACAAAGCCTATAACACCGTGAGCGGACAAAAGGTGAACTACCAGAATAAACCGGGTGAAATCGGCTATTCGGCGCTGGATATCGGCAGAATGCTGGTCTGGCTGAAGGTGATCAAGGAGCGCTATCCGGAATACAGCAACAGCATCGATAACGTGGTGCTGGGGTGGGATTTCAGCCATGTGGTCGACCCCTGCGGCACGCTGTATGGGGCTTATCTGGAAAACGGCCAGCCCAAATACGTTCAGGAAGGACGCCTCGGCTACGAGGAGTACGGCGCGGCGGGCTTTCAACTGTGGGGATTTAATACCTGTCAGGCCAGCCGGCCCCAGCCTTATGAGCTGGCGGAAATTTACTGCGTGATGGTCCCCTATGATTCTCGCGACCCGCGGCAAACCAGCCAGCATAACTATGTGGTCAGTGAATCTTACGTGCTGTATGGCATGGAGTTTGGCTTTGATAATCCTGCTGACCGGAACGATAGCCCGCGCGAGTACTCCCATCCATGGATGAAAAACTTTGCCGACCGGGTCTACCAGGCCCAGGAGAATCGCTACGCCATCACTGGGATCCTCACCGCTCGCTCCGAGCATCAGCTCGATAAATCCCCGTACTTTGTCTATGACACCGTGTTCAGCGACGGTTTTAACTGGAACACCATAACCGACAAAGGCCAGTTCGTACCGAACAGCGCCGCGGTGTCGCTCAAAGCGGCGATGGGGATGTGGGTGCTGTGGAACTCGCCCTATACCGATCGTTTGCTGGACGCCATTGAAAATGCGAACGAAGCGGGAAAAGGCTATTACGAGGGACTGTATGAAAACGGCGACGGGCCAATCAATGAGTTCACCGCCAACAATAACGGCATCATGCTGGAAGCGCTGCTGTTTAAAAAAGAAGGCAAACTGCTGCAGTTTTCCAGCGACAATCCGAAAAACCGCGATTTCGCGCCGTCGCTGTGGGACAAAAAGCTGGTGGATCTCTTTGAGCCCAATAACGGCCCGCGCAACCGCCCCTTCCTGAGCAATACCCCTGCCGTCAAGACATGGTGCGAACAGACCGGAACCACGCAGCGCACCCAACCCGCCTGCCAGGCCTGCCAGTGCGCCGCCTGCAAGGCTGACGAGCCCGTTAAACTTCCGCCGGTGACCGCGCAATGCTTAAAACCCTAG
- a CDS encoding DUF3131 domain-containing protein has protein sequence MLKTLARWLTVAILLLLIALALFSREGAGWRWLTKGGWHTTARISSLTPQERTWAQIAWRYVENNTQPQTGLVNGSDKQPRATLWQMGDTLIALLAARELGLVKEAEFDARLTPLLGTLNRLTLTDGGSPGRLYSTQTATPVDFSGKPAASGWSAKDMARLMLALRLTAERAPQYGEYIDKIILRWNFCPVIDKDGELWSASLQNGQRTIREELRLGDSEYAASAFRLWGFPAGKAFSPPARNVIMYQRRLAVDDRDPRTTWQPVVLSTLPAMLPGLEFGWQPPGVPEEVQKAMRERAEGIWLSQKTRWTQDKVLTARADFSLTQAPWHVEDTVWGNGYAWNTLGDDGKYYPRLAQVTTKAVFVLWTLWETEYTDALMAVTTHLNDSQRGWFEGRVEATGDVNATLTLSTNAMVLEALFYKHNAGPLFKNGLADDNSYFAHRATDEFNPPRRCLPGERVIRSAP, from the coding sequence ATGCTTAAAACCCTAGCTCGCTGGCTGACCGTCGCCATCCTCCTGCTGCTTATCGCCCTGGCGCTGTTCAGTCGCGAAGGCGCGGGGTGGCGCTGGCTGACCAAAGGCGGCTGGCACACCACCGCCCGTATCAGCAGCCTGACGCCGCAGGAGCGGACGTGGGCGCAGATCGCCTGGCGGTACGTCGAGAACAATACCCAGCCGCAAACCGGCCTGGTCAACGGCAGCGACAAACAGCCGCGCGCGACGCTGTGGCAGATGGGCGACACCCTTATCGCCCTGCTCGCCGCCAGAGAGCTGGGGTTGGTAAAGGAAGCGGAATTCGACGCCCGCCTGACGCCCCTGCTCGGCACCCTCAATCGCCTGACGCTGACCGACGGCGGTTCGCCGGGCAGGCTATACTCCACTCAGACGGCGACCCCTGTCGACTTCAGCGGCAAACCGGCGGCCAGCGGCTGGTCAGCAAAAGATATGGCCCGACTCATGCTCGCCCTGCGGCTCACCGCCGAACGCGCGCCGCAGTACGGCGAGTACATTGATAAAATTATCCTGCGCTGGAACTTCTGTCCGGTGATCGATAAAGACGGAGAGCTGTGGTCCGCCTCACTGCAGAACGGCCAGCGGACGATCCGCGAGGAGCTTCGGCTGGGAGACAGTGAATACGCCGCCAGCGCGTTTCGCCTGTGGGGATTCCCGGCCGGCAAGGCCTTCTCTCCCCCAGCGCGGAATGTGATTATGTATCAGCGTCGCCTCGCCGTTGACGACCGCGACCCGCGAACCACCTGGCAACCCGTGGTGCTCTCCACTCTGCCCGCCATGCTACCGGGACTGGAGTTCGGCTGGCAGCCGCCCGGCGTGCCGGAAGAGGTACAAAAAGCCATGCGCGAACGGGCGGAAGGGATATGGCTCAGCCAGAAAACGCGCTGGACACAGGATAAAGTGCTAACCGCCCGGGCCGATTTTTCGCTTACCCAGGCGCCCTGGCACGTGGAAGACACCGTCTGGGGGAATGGCTACGCCTGGAATACGCTCGGGGACGACGGGAAGTACTACCCCCGGCTGGCGCAGGTGACCACCAAAGCGGTCTTTGTCTTGTGGACGCTGTGGGAAACCGAGTATACCGATGCGCTGATGGCGGTCACTACCCATCTTAACGACTCGCAGCGCGGCTGGTTTGAAGGACGGGTCGAGGCCACCGGCGACGTCAACGCCACCCTCACCCTCTCCACTAACGCTATGGTGCTGGAGGCGCTGTTTTACAAACACAACGCCGGGCCGTTGTTCAAAAACGGCCTCGCGGATGACAACAGCTACTTTGCCCACCGCGCGACGGACGAATTTAACCCGCCCCGCCGCTGCCTGCCGGGCGAACGGGTCATTAGGAGCGCACCATGA
- a CDS encoding globin: MKFYRDLFEASLNRVVPEHDKQRFFQAFYSTFIHMSPETEQHFSQRSGEEGQQMIFKSFFAMLAVNGDLFVPDFLERLAREQSEEGLRLPPRFFALWREAMLKTVRASDPLCDEEILTAWAMAIAPGLEYLRRQAELHYQTVGQ; encoded by the coding sequence ATGAAGTTTTATCGCGATCTTTTTGAAGCCAGTCTGAATCGTGTCGTACCGGAGCACGACAAACAGCGCTTCTTCCAGGCCTTCTACAGCACCTTTATCCATATGTCACCGGAAACCGAGCAGCACTTCTCCCAACGCTCCGGCGAGGAAGGCCAGCAGATGATCTTTAAAAGCTTTTTCGCCATGCTGGCGGTCAACGGCGACCTCTTCGTACCCGATTTTCTGGAACGGCTGGCACGCGAGCAGAGCGAGGAAGGCCTGCGTCTACCGCCGCGGTTTTTTGCCCTCTGGCGGGAAGCGATGCTCAAAACCGTCCGCGCCAGCGATCCACTGTGCGATGAAGAGATCCTCACTGCATGGGCAATGGCGATCGCCCCTGGTCTTGAGTATCTGCGCCGCCAGGCGGAGCTCCACTATCAAACTGTTGGCCAGTAA
- a CDS encoding hybrid sensor histidine kinase/response regulator: MHAANRTDLNLLPSAVMIYDDRERLQAWNDKVALFYPTIAPWLAVGATLESLAEKFIDAGYNIDPGRQQTLREAIIRNCRQTNHCEVRQSGNRRIYIQHQRLADGGIVSLHTDITELDEARRSRHQLHDDFLFTAESIQIGIWDWQVSHDNLQVNDTLLAMVGQSRAQWRYPLRFMLNLVHEDDRTTLQQAMIASQNEHMPVFECELRVQHPTQGWRWMLLSGQIVTLNMQQQAERVIGTLQDITRRKAAELLAIEAAKEAREANEAKSAFLANMSHEIRTPMNGILGMTQLCLDTPLTAEQREYLSLVMSSAQSLLHIINDILDFSRIESGKMQVDEEPLEIRPFIQSLIRPHMPAASEKGIELLVDISPAVPEVLTVDGPRLRQILTNLLGNALKFTHQGEVLLAIAPADDESRWRFRIRDTGIGIAPEKQKAIFEAFSQADSSTTRRYGGTGLGLTISARLVSLMGGELMVESQPGAGSEFAFTLPLEGLHAAASGSAPLSRFNNQRVLVVDDNSTNLRLLDTMLRQMGLMPSCVDNAGEALRRAAEGPPWPLILLDAQMPDMDGVSLALELSALPEARQSQIIMLSSMSRHFDANMLKRIGIAHYLHKPVAQRELHQVIAGILLPTPVVATAPAPVAEPVRDQTGLHILLAEDNLVNQKVARRLLEQLGHRCEVVSNGREALERWRAACWDLLLIDLQMPEMDGETAIRLLREETPALGRQHQPAMAMTAHAMQGDRERCLAMGFDGYIAKPVSLEALREAIARVGAAEDSDLEEEKGLPDEAHLLKQCADDPELVEELLGLFAEGLDAAIIALTHAIDTNDRETWRRIAHKLRGEAVTLGFQRLAGVLQQMESRATSPGQTVPDDLRDALAEATTGCHRWLHRRSQEVLRDR; encoded by the coding sequence ATGCATGCCGCTAACCGTACCGACCTCAACCTCCTGCCCTCAGCGGTGATGATCTACGATGATCGCGAACGGCTGCAGGCCTGGAATGATAAGGTGGCGCTGTTTTATCCAACGATCGCACCCTGGCTCGCCGTCGGCGCCACTCTTGAGAGCCTGGCCGAGAAGTTTATCGATGCCGGATATAACATCGACCCAGGCCGGCAACAGACGCTGCGCGAGGCGATTATCCGCAACTGCCGCCAGACGAACCACTGCGAGGTCCGCCAGTCGGGCAACCGCCGGATTTACATTCAGCATCAGCGGCTGGCGGATGGCGGGATTGTCAGCCTGCATACCGACATCACCGAGCTTGACGAGGCCCGGCGCTCACGTCACCAGCTTCATGACGACTTTTTATTCACCGCGGAGTCGATCCAGATCGGTATCTGGGACTGGCAGGTCTCCCACGACAACCTGCAGGTGAATGACACCCTGCTGGCGATGGTCGGCCAGTCGCGGGCCCAGTGGCGCTATCCGCTGCGTTTTATGCTCAATCTGGTCCACGAGGACGATCGCACTACCCTGCAACAGGCGATGATCGCCTCGCAAAACGAGCATATGCCGGTTTTTGAATGTGAACTTCGTGTCCAGCACCCGACGCAGGGCTGGCGCTGGATGCTGCTCTCAGGGCAGATCGTCACCCTCAACATGCAGCAGCAGGCAGAGCGGGTGATCGGCACCTTGCAGGATATTACCCGGCGCAAAGCCGCAGAGCTGCTGGCCATTGAGGCGGCGAAGGAGGCCCGCGAGGCGAACGAAGCGAAAAGCGCCTTCCTCGCCAATATGAGCCACGAAATCCGCACCCCGATGAACGGCATTCTCGGCATGACGCAGCTCTGCCTCGATACGCCGCTGACCGCGGAGCAGCGGGAGTACCTTTCGCTGGTGATGAGCTCAGCCCAGTCGCTGCTGCACATTATTAACGACATTCTTGATTTCTCACGCATTGAGTCGGGCAAGATGCAGGTGGACGAAGAGCCGCTGGAGATCCGCCCCTTTATCCAGTCGCTGATCCGCCCGCATATGCCTGCCGCCAGCGAAAAGGGCATTGAGCTGCTGGTGGACATCTCACCTGCGGTACCGGAGGTGCTGACCGTCGATGGCCCCCGGCTGCGGCAAATCCTGACTAACCTGTTGGGTAATGCGCTGAAGTTCACACATCAGGGGGAGGTTCTGCTGGCGATTGCGCCGGCCGACGACGAAAGCCGCTGGCGCTTTCGCATACGCGATACCGGCATCGGCATCGCCCCGGAGAAGCAAAAGGCGATCTTCGAGGCCTTCAGCCAGGCCGATAGCTCTACCACCCGCCGCTACGGCGGCACCGGGCTGGGGTTAACCATTTCGGCCCGCCTGGTCAGCCTGATGGGCGGCGAGCTGATGGTGGAGAGCCAGCCCGGGGCGGGCAGCGAATTTGCCTTCACCCTGCCGCTGGAAGGCCTGCACGCCGCGGCCTCCGGTAGCGCTCCGCTGAGCCGCTTCAACAACCAGCGGGTGCTGGTGGTTGACGACAACAGCACCAACCTGCGCCTGCTCGACACCATGCTTCGCCAGATGGGGCTGATGCCAAGCTGCGTGGACAACGCCGGCGAGGCGCTACGCCGGGCCGCCGAAGGGCCGCCCTGGCCGCTGATCCTGCTCGACGCGCAGATGCCGGATATGGACGGCGTATCCCTGGCGCTGGAGCTCTCCGCCCTGCCCGAGGCCCGGCAGAGCCAGATCATTATGCTCAGCTCCATGAGCCGCCATTTTGACGCCAATATGCTTAAGCGCATCGGTATCGCCCACTATCTGCATAAACCGGTGGCGCAGCGCGAACTGCATCAGGTTATCGCCGGTATTCTCCTTCCCACGCCGGTGGTGGCGACAGCGCCAGCCCCCGTTGCGGAACCGGTCAGGGACCAGACCGGGCTGCATATCCTGCTGGCTGAGGACAACCTGGTTAATCAAAAGGTCGCCAGACGGCTGCTGGAGCAGTTGGGTCACCGCTGCGAGGTGGTGAGCAACGGCCGGGAGGCGCTGGAGCGCTGGCGCGCAGCCTGCTGGGATCTCCTGCTGATCGATCTGCAAATGCCGGAGATGGACGGTGAAACCGCCATCCGTCTGCTGCGCGAAGAGACGCCGGCGCTGGGCAGGCAACATCAGCCCGCGATGGCCATGACCGCCCATGCCATGCAGGGCGATAGAGAGCGCTGTCTGGCGATGGGCTTCGACGGCTATATCGCCAAACCAGTGAGTCTTGAGGCGCTACGGGAAGCCATCGCCCGCGTCGGCGCAGCGGAAGATAGCGATTTGGAGGAAGAGAAAGGCCTGCCGGACGAGGCCCACCTGCTAAAACAGTGCGCAGACGATCCTGAGCTGGTCGAGGAGCTGCTGGGACTCTTCGCTGAAGGGCTTGATGCTGCGATCATCGCCCTCACCCACGCCATTGATACTAATGACCGGGAGACGTGGCGCCGTATCGCCCACAAACTGCGCGGCGAGGCGGTCACCCTCGGCTTTCAACGCCTTGCCGGGGTGCTCCAGCAAATGGAGAGCCGGGCGACGTCGCCCGGCCAGACCGTGCCAGATGACCTGCGCGACGCGCTGGCCGAGGCAACCACAGGCTGCCACCGGTGGCTACATCGCAGATCGCAGGAGGTCCTCCGTGATCGTTAA